One region of Candidatus Aegiribacteria sp. genomic DNA includes:
- a CDS encoding class I SAM-dependent methyltransferase, protein MADHVCPVWVGYLLASPLRKLIDNPEKILSHYVNRGMTVIDVGCAMGFFSLPLAKMVGPEGKVICIDLQEKMVQKLFKRAKKKNIHKRIEVRVCGNDCLNVDDLVNAADFILASAVVHEVPDAVSFFTELYELTREGGKLLVVEPGSHVSQKDFQSTVDAAVECGFTLLEKPGTRRKLIALFQKRSSRDLNS, encoded by the coding sequence TTGGCAGATCATGTATGTCCAGTATGGGTAGGATACCTCCTGGCAAGCCCACTGCGGAAACTGATTGATAATCCGGAAAAGATACTGTCCCACTATGTCAATCGGGGAATGACAGTAATTGATGTTGGCTGTGCCATGGGTTTTTTCAGCCTTCCCCTGGCGAAAATGGTTGGGCCCGAAGGCAAGGTAATATGTATCGACCTTCAGGAAAAGATGGTCCAGAAACTATTCAAACGGGCGAAGAAAAAAAATATTCACAAAAGGATTGAGGTAAGAGTCTGCGGGAATGATTGTCTGAATGTTGATGATCTGGTCAATGCGGCGGATTTTATTCTCGCTTCGGCTGTAGTTCATGAAGTACCCGATGCCGTTTCATTCTTTACAGAGCTTTACGAGCTGACAAGAGAAGGAGGTAAGCTTCTTGTTGTGGAGCCGGGAAGCCATGTTTCACAGAAGGATTTTCAGTCAACGGTTGATGCCGCCGTGGAATGTGGATTTACCCTGCTTGAAAAACCGGGAACTCGTAGAAAACTCATAGCCCTCTTTCAGAAAAGAAGCTCCCGAGATCTGAATTCTTAA
- a CDS encoding TMEM175 family protein, translating into MLNIFMFAPGGDVLKKASLGKSRIEAISDGIYAIAMTLAVLSIDVDAVLPSHESLIEALPGMIGELRHYIISFLTLASFWIGQHYLMDRIKVTDASLNWIIMLHLLFITLIPITTDVIGDFDSVLAVQIFVVNLFLISVSIDLEYIYVRRHPDLGLDKEIRKHKYLGMVIFPGFSVLVFFLAWPFQEWATLLYVLIPFVRKSIN; encoded by the coding sequence ATGTTAAATATCTTTATGTTTGCGCCGGGAGGTGATGTCCTGAAAAAAGCAAGCCTTGGAAAAAGCAGGATAGAGGCCATCTCCGACGGGATATACGCCATTGCCATGACCCTTGCGGTACTCAGTATTGATGTCGATGCCGTATTGCCTTCGCACGAATCACTCATTGAGGCCCTTCCCGGAATGATAGGAGAGCTGCGTCATTACATCATATCTTTCCTGACTCTGGCGAGTTTCTGGATAGGCCAGCATTACCTTATGGACAGAATTAAGGTGACTGACGCAAGTCTCAACTGGATAATCATGCTCCATCTTCTTTTCATCACTCTCATCCCCATTACAACCGATGTTATAGGAGATTTCGATAGTGTTCTTGCAGTGCAGATATTCGTGGTTAACCTGTTTCTTATAAGCGTGTCAATAGATCTTGAGTACATTTATGTAAGAAGGCATCCTGATCTGGGGCTCGATAAAGAGATCAGGAAACACAAATATCTGGGCATGGTAATTTTCCCGGGTTTCTCCGTTCTGGTGTTTTTCCTGGCATGGCCATTTCAGGAATGGGCCACTCTTCTGTACGTGCTTATCCCCTTCGTGAGGAAAAGTATCAACTGA
- a CDS encoding sigma-70 family RNA polymerase sigma factor, translating into MNRQRKSTLAVFFNNNYNHLVKYVRCMIDDSSHRSSEDIVQDVMLGILDRPDIVAPITNLSAYIYRALRNRIIDHYRSPKKDTVSLDMENEDGLSLFDVLPDEKFNPEGFYHRRAQHRLIFDLIRELPSDQMEVIVETEFNERTFKELSKQWDVPVGTLLARKHRGIKTVRRNLKKEQEVENE; encoded by the coding sequence ATGAACCGTCAGAGAAAGTCGACACTGGCTGTGTTTTTCAACAACAACTACAACCACCTTGTCAAGTATGTCAGATGTATGATCGATGACTCCTCCCACAGAAGCAGCGAGGATATAGTTCAGGATGTCATGCTGGGCATTCTGGACAGGCCGGATATTGTGGCGCCCATAACCAACCTGTCCGCCTATATTTACAGAGCGTTGCGAAACAGGATCATCGACCACTACAGAAGTCCGAAGAAGGATACCGTATCCCTTGACATGGAAAACGAAGACGGCCTGAGCCTTTTCGATGTCCTGCCTGACGAAAAATTCAATCCTGAGGGTTTTTACCACAGACGCGCTCAACACCGGCTTATCTTCGATCTGATTCGGGAACTCCCTTCAGACCAGATGGAAGTAATCGTTGAAACAGAATTCAACGAAAGAACATTCAAGGAGCTTTCGAAACAATGGGACGTACCGGTGGGAACTCTTCTGGCAAGGAAGCACCGGGGCATTAAGACTGTTCGAAGAAATCTAAAGAAAGAGCAGGAGGTAGAGAATGAGTGA